From Syngnathus typhle isolate RoL2023-S1 ecotype Sweden linkage group LG5, RoL_Styp_1.0, whole genome shotgun sequence:
TGTTGAGTAATGTGGCAGTGAGCCAATGAGAGTGTAAAGTTGGCTGTCATCAGAACAAGATAGcagctttaaaaaataaaatttatcaaaatatatataaacaatgaaatatatataaactatgaaataaataaacagtcaCTAGTTTGTGAATTTTCGTCAGTCGCGAGGAACCTaagaaaaaactaaaaaaagaatGGAACGTATCTAGCATAACAGATTTAtactacaagaaaaaaaaagggctttaaaaatgaaaagatgGCACAAGATAAATACAACTTTCAACAAGCTAAGTAAGCCTGCTCCACATAAACTTAAGTCATCTTTCATGTTGGTCTTGCatggtcgttttttttttttttttttgcaagtctGAAACTTTTTACTCTGTAGTCACATCTCCATATGAAACAATAACTACACAGTGCGTACGTGTAAAACGTTCAGAAGACAAGACGCAAACACTTTGAGTGCCTGAATGTTACACTCTGCTACCATCTTGTGTCAAAACGCTAATTTCCTTGAGTGCTTGAATGTTACACTCTGCTACCATCTTGTGTCAAAACGCTAATTTTAgattaaaagtttttctttccgGAAAAAAACCCATAGAACTTAAATATTGACTAACCACCAAATAAATCGTTATTTgagtttaaaaattaaaaagtataTTGAAATTTATCGAAATTGTTGCGATTTGGTCTTCCCACCCCCTCGGCCACCGGCACCTTCTTCCGCCTCATCCTCGGAAAACGGAAGTGaggtaattgtttttttcttctctcctcgAGCAGTCTGTCTTCCATGACACTCAGAAAGTGAACTTCAGCGAACAATCCTGAAACTTGAACGCAAGAACTTTTCTTAAAGTCTGTCAAACTTTGTTCAAGAAGCCGCCACGTACGCCAACGTCGACGCGCACGCAAGCGACCGTGGTGGGCACGCGCACATCGAGCAGCGCGAGGCGAGCGTGGACaggtaaggaaaaaaaaaaaaaaaacctcacaacAACAAAGATAATGACGTCAAATACAAAGGTGGGCCTGCATGATGCCCCCTACGAGTACGCTCGTTGGCGTCCATTAATGACAATTATCGAAAGTTGTGAACGTACACGCCCGGGCGCGCGCCGCGCGTGTGTGATTGAAGGGTTACGTGGATGAGCACGCACAAACTTCTAGTTACCAGCTAACTTAGAATCCACACGATTTCGGTTTTTCTAAGATAACATGACGTCATCAACATGAAGTCAAGAGTTATGTAGTACTATAATAACTGTTTGTTTTGCTCTGGGTCtccacatctatctatctatctatctatctatctatctatctatctatctatctatctatctatctatctatctatctatctgtcttcattttgctgtcaTTGCATTGCATAATTCATTGTCGTGCGGATGGTTCTCAATGTCAAAGtacacgacaaaaaaaaaaaaaaagaacaatttcaAAATAAGGTTTTCTTCTATTTCTTGTAATCTTTTGTCTCATCATGGTTAATGCTCCCCGGTTCACAGTCCTTTGTATCGCTGCTGACTGTTTTTCTGCCAACATATCCATCTCTCAGGCAAGATCTCAAGCTTGCTTGCCTTTATCTCTTCATTTAAATCTTCCAGTCTTCTTGTCATCAGTGGAGGTTGAATGAAGTACTTACAAAGATAGTACAGATAATGATCTGTTTTCAGATGCTAAAATActtaaataaaatgtttcttaGTGTGGCGGGAACTCTGCTTTGAAGACAATTGACACTTAATGAGTTCATTTAAATACACATACCTGATAAATCTACTGGAGTAAAGTATTTGTACATTGttccttgtgtgcgtgtgtgcgccaaCATGTCAAATCTCgtgccaacaaaacaaaacgcaaCGCAACACGCTCGTCTGTACATGTCATGAAAAGTTTCCTCAAGTATGAAATGCAACATGTTCACTGACGGCGTATTGGTCGCCCGGGGCGACACTCTCGGTATTGTTGAGGAACGCCAACAACTTCACCTCCTGCCAATCACAGTCTTTTGCTCCCACAAACACATGTCACATTCCCCTGAGGAGAGGAAGAGTAAAAGCGAGTGGGGGCACCGGAGAAGGGAAAATGGAGAAGCAGAAAATGTAACAACCCGAGCAAACAATTCAATTGTCCACCAGGAGGCGCAGCAGACAGCTAGCTTGCTAACCTCCATGTTTACGTGTGCAGGTGGGAGGAATATTTATAGAATATGTTAAGAGGGAATTTTGTAAATATTAACGTTAACTCTCTTCCCGGAACTATTGGTGCGTTTCCACCTGAAGTTCCATTAAGTCCTTGATActtatgaagttttttttttttcctgtgttcCATCCTGCACCTAATGAGCTTACTTGTATGTGCATGTTTCTAGAGATGTAGTGTGTGTGGCCCATCATGCACTTCTTCCTGCTGCTCATCCTTCACGCCGCAGCCGCCGTCGCACAAGTCGACCCAGGTAggtacacacagaaagaaaaggaaGAGTGGAAGGATAAagcggggggcgggggggaagaAAGAGCAAAAATAGAGtgggattgtgtgtgtgtgtgtgtgtgtgtgtgcacgcagcACACTGTCGCTATGCCTTGGGCATGGAGGATGGGCGGATCAAGGACGATGACATCACAGCTTCGAGCCAATGGCACGAGACCACAGGACCGCAGTACGGCAGGTCAGTATTATTGTCTGAAGGATTGCAAATATGATGACTAAATATCTTTTTTAAAGTTGATTGTTTATTTCAGGTTGAACCGCGAGGACGGCGACGGTGCCTGGTGTCCTGAAGGCCAACTGGAAGCTTCCGATTCTCAGTTCCTGCAGGTTGGACTCCTGTTTTCTTTCTCATTGCGTTTAAGAGTGCCGGGAAACAAGAATGACAATGCGGAGATCCCTAATCTTTACGTCTTCCACGTTTTCAGGTGGACTTGCGTCGTTTGATTTTTCTGACGGTGGTGGCTACTCAGGGACGATACGCCCGCAACGGCATCGAGTTTGCGCGAGCGTACAGCCTAAACTACAGCAGAGACGGAGTCGTTTGGAAGTCATGGAAAAACCGCCTGGGAAGCACGGTGGGTGAGCATGCGTGTGGGCATGCGTGTGTACATGCGCgcgtgtttgtttgtatttgtgtggGTACGCGTGCGTGTGGGTTTACGTCCAAAATCCTAACAGGACGTGTGTGCCGGTGTGATAAATGtgaggaaggaaaaagaaacaatCTCACCGCCTGTGCTCAAGGCCCATGATCACCACAGGAAGTGAGATTAGCACTTCCTATCAGCCCTAGTTGAGGGCGGAGCCTGATACAGCGAGTGTTTGTGTGCGTACAGGTAATGGAAGGCAACAAGAACGCATACGAGCCCGTCATCAACGACCTTCACCCTCCGGTGGTGACGCGCTGGGTGCGCTTGATTCCTCTCACTGAGCTATCCACCGTCTGCATGCGGGCGGAGCTGTACGGCTGCCCCTGGGATGGTAGGCCACGCCCACGTGGAGCGTCTTTGCACATGATGGCGGTTGACCTTTTGCGTTTGTGGTCCTCAGACGGTCTGATTTCGTACAGCGCTCCCGAAGGGCAGCTGATGACGCAGCCAGGCCTTCCCACCGCCGTCCTCAACGACTCCACCTACGACGGCACCCACCAGAAGAGGTGGGTTGACTCGCTCCTAATGCGTAGGCCTGCTTCATGTGCTTGCATGATAATGGAATATGcttcattctttctttttaaCCGCTTGACCAAAATGGCTGCAAAAATCACGAAAGGGCCTTTCATTAAAAAACTTTGTTTCACTTCCAAAACTGCCTAAAGTTTGATTCATTTCAAACGATGGTATTTCTGGACGAAATGCCGCAACTGATTATAAGATgcatcagaaaaaaataaaaaatgttgggcTTTCCGTGAGCAattaattgccttttttttttttttttagctgggcGTCCATTACTTTCATTCTAAAATGCTACATGTCAATATGATGTCATGTTACCGTACTAACATGCTTGatttaaaaatgctaaaattcGTCTCGCTAAAATTGAAACTATATCCTAACACGCTAATAAAATGATTGCTGATTATGCTTCCTTTTGACCAATTAAAGTTTGGCGGTCATGTCACATGCCTGCATCTCTGTGACCAAGCGCTCTCATGCCATCAGGAAGTTGTCCGGCGGTCTGGGCCAGCTGACGGACGGCGTGATTGGGCTGGACGACTTTCTGTTGACTCGTCAGTACCACGTGCGGCCAGGGTACGACTATCTGGGCTGGAGGAACTACTCCATGGGAGCAGACCAGAGCGTGGAgatggattttgtttttgatcGGCAGAGGAACTTCACCTCAATGAAGGTATGCTCTTATTTTGAAATACTTAATTCACttgcttgatttattttatCTTGACTTATTTGCAATGATTATCTTTTTCCCGATGTGCCTTAATGTCACCCGATGTACTGAAAACGTTTCTTACGATTGTTTTGTGTAGgttcacaataaaaaaaaatcttcttacTCGGTGAAAACTATTTTTCCTGATTGTTTTCTTCCGTTGTATACTACCACTCTTATTCTGAAAAATCTCCTTAACCATGTATGCGCTGTCTCACTTGAAGACATTGAAAACCTACGCAAATTTGTCTACTTTGTGTGCTATacgatttttattttgaaaccttTTCCTactttctttgttttatttagaaaaacattCACAATATTCactcttattttgaaaaaaaaggaTCCTTTCGTTTCTTGTGTACGTCTTGCTCACTCTCTTTTCTTTGCTTCCTGCCAGGTCCACAGTAACAACATGTTTTCCCGCGGTGTGAAGATCTTCTCATCAGTGTCGTGCTGGTTCAAGCCCCGGCCCTTGTCCATGTGGGAGGCCGAGCCTGTGGTATTCCACACGGTTCTGGACGACCGGAACCCAAGCGCTCGATACGTGACCGTGCCGCTGGAGCGCCGCGCTGCCACCGCGCTGCGTTGTCGCTTTTCCTTTGCAGACACCTGGATGATGTTCAGCGAAGTTTCCTTCCAGTCGggtaacacagacacacactcgcacatatTACGAAgctcacatacaaacacacgcatTGAGGTATTTCTCCGTTCGTCATCAGAAGATGCATCAATGGCGGTGACTCCGCCGTCCGTCAGCGATTCCAGCACGGTCCCGTCCATATCGGGTATGACCTTCCAACGCTTTCCTACTTCAAATTCCTGCCGTCATCCCCTTTATCCTCTTGTTTGTCGTGTCCCGGCTAGCCGCCGACCCGTCTGCCAGCGTAGCGCCCGGCAACAGTAACGCGCCCATCCTGATTGGCTGCCTGGTGAGCATCATCCTGCTCCtggtcatcatcatcttcctcatccTGTGGTGTCAGTACGTGTGTAAAGTTCTGGAAAAGGTGAGTAGGATTAAAAATCTGTTTTCGAAACAGATTAAACATTCAATATTTACATGTTAATATTTATCATAATTTATTGTTAGCTGTCTTTGTGCATTTTATGTGTTGTTGTATGATAAAATTCAGTTCATTGACTTGACACATTCAATATGGTGGGCACGCTTATCCTATACTATCAACCGGCTCAAGGCGTGATCGATTCATGTATGGAGGTTTCCTCCCTGCAGGGTCCTCGCAGGATCCTGGGGGAGGAGATGACGGTACGGCTGTCATCCTGCAGCGACACCATCATCCTGCAAACCCCACCTGTGCCCCCCCGCGCTGGTAAGCCACTGGGTGGACGGGATCAACTGTATGTTGTGTAAACCCCGCCCATTGTCCAGCCCCCCAAGATGTGATTTAGTATATGGAATATGAtgttttatttacaataatGACCTCTAGGCCTGGTCCAGTCGGACCCCCACTATGAGCGAGTCTTCTTATTGGATCCTCAGTACCAGAACCCTGAGGCACTCCGGAACAAACTGCCTGAACTCTCGCAGAGCGCAGAAGCCTCAGgtcagccacatgctgcttcacttgACTTCTTCGCCTGTGTTGGGAATCACTCCGCGTCCACTAGATTGCGTGTAGGCCATTTTGTAGTACGCTTGATGTAAGGGCTGTGGAAAAAGAACAATGGTCGGTACAAAAAGCTAAAAGTTTTTCTTCAGTTGAGTGCCATAGGTGGTAGTTTGcaataaaatgtcatttatctCTGTTTCACGTTTTTATATCTCAAAAGCCTGGTGCGTCAGtagggggtgtgtagacttttgaaaTCATTGAGAAGGCAAAGCATGGTCAGTTGAAGGTTATAATTAGACCAAAATATGAACCAAAAGACGAATGAAATCATATACTTGAACGTCAATATGTTCAATGAAGCCATCATTTTCAAGTGCCTTAATATCTTAACGCTAACATGATGCGAAAAACCAGTAATGGATTCATGAAGATGAGCATAAATGTTACAGTGATCATAAACTTCAGTGGGATGTAAATGGGGGAGCGCTGTATAGCAATTCGTGAGTGATTCCAAACACAGCcgccttcttcttcctcttcttttccCGCCTTTTCTTCTCCAGTCTCCTAACGCTGACTTCCTGTCACATGACCTCAGCCTGCTGCACCCAAAGGTGACACAGTTGAGAAAGAAGCACCGCTTTTAGCATTTCATTCCAACGATAACGCCATCATTCGTGTTTTCCGGCGGCAGCGTGCGGCGGCGGCTACGCCGAGCCCGACGTGACACAGTGCACGCCGCACCAGTGTTTCCATAGCAACGCGCCGCACTACGCCGAGACGGACATCGTGCGTCTGCAGGGTGTGACGGGCAGCAACATGTACGCCGTGCCTGCCCTCACCGTCGACTCCCTGACACGCAAGGACATCTCCGCCTCCGAGTTCCCGCGGCAACAGCTGATCTTCCGCGAAAAGCTTGGCGAGGGACAGTTTGGTGAAGTGCACCTGTGTGAGGCCCAGGGACTGGCCGGCTTTCTtggcgaggaggaggatgaaggggGTGCGGCTGGGCGGGACCAAAATAGGCGCGCCACATTGGTGGCAGTTAAGCAACTTAGGGCAGACGCCACAAGCCAGGCCAGGTACGATCACACTTGGCAATCAAAGTACAGTTGGGTTTCAAATTTACTGTCAATTATTGTATCGGTAAATGATGACGAGCTTTCGGCCCAATGCCCGCAGGAACGACTTTCTGAAGGAGATCAAGATCATGTCGCGGCTGAACGACGCCAACATCATCCGACtgctgtgcgtgtgcgtgacgTCCGACCCGCTGTGCATGGTGACGGAGTACATGGAGAACGGAGACCTTAATATGTTCCTGTCGCAGCGTGAGATGGAGAGCACGCTCACGCACGCCAACAACATACCCTCCGTCAGGTGAGCCTTTTCAAGTCAATGTGATTTAATTATAATTCAATGTGGTCCTCCAGCACAAAAAGTTGACCCAGCCTCGTGTCACCTTTCGCTCCACGTGGTCCCCGGCA
This genomic window contains:
- the ddr2l gene encoding discoidin domain-containing receptor 2; the protein is MHFFLLLILHAAAAVAQVDPAHCRYALGMEDGRIKDDDITASSQWHETTGPQYGRLNREDGDGAWCPEGQLEASDSQFLQVDLRRLIFLTVVATQGRYARNGIEFARAYSLNYSRDGVVWKSWKNRLGSTVMEGNKNAYEPVINDLHPPVVTRWVRLIPLTELSTVCMRAELYGCPWDDGLISYSAPEGQLMTQPGLPTAVLNDSTYDGTHQKRKLSGGLGQLTDGVIGLDDFLLTRQYHVRPGYDYLGWRNYSMGADQSVEMDFVFDRQRNFTSMKVHSNNMFSRGVKIFSSVSCWFKPRPLSMWEAEPVVFHTVLDDRNPSARYVTVPLERRAATALRCRFSFADTWMMFSEVSFQSEDASMAVTPPSVSDSSTVPSISAADPSASVAPGNSNAPILIGCLVSIILLLVIIIFLILWCQYVCKVLEKGPRRILGEEMTVRLSSCSDTIILQTPPVPPRAGLVQSDPHYERVFLLDPQYQNPEALRNKLPELSQSAEASACGGGYAEPDVTQCTPHQCFHSNAPHYAETDIVRLQGVTGSNMYAVPALTVDSLTRKDISASEFPRQQLIFREKLGEGQFGEVHLCEAQGLAGFLGEEEDEGGAAGRDQNRRATLVAVKQLRADATSQARNDFLKEIKIMSRLNDANIIRLLCVCVTSDPLCMVTEYMENGDLNMFLSQREMESTLTHANNIPSVSLADLLHMSVQISSGMRYLASLNFVHRDLATRNCLLDRRLTIKIADFGMSRNLYSSDYYRIQGRAVLPIRWMAWESILLGKFTTSSDVWAFGVTLWEIFTLCKEQPYSLLTDQQVIANTGEFFRNQGRQVFLYAPPLCPPSLFELMMRCWRRDIPDRPSFEGLYQALRPHVNQ